A region of Salvelinus alpinus chromosome 6, SLU_Salpinus.1, whole genome shotgun sequence DNA encodes the following proteins:
- the LOC139578560 gene encoding protein furry homolog-like isoform X12, producing MEFLRSLVPAAISWDGGALESGGGLPRETGPRLLRMKRLGLLAMGQTIEEDQEGLSTSTTRPVRSNRIKASAPVNSVSRRRAPSVAPLSWEKRNAAAMSSITIDPELKPGEFVIKSLLAEFAVLAEKKIEVVMAEPLEKLLSRSLQRGEDAQFDQLISSMSSIAEHCLPSLLRTLFDWYRRQSGTEDESYEYRPRSSTKSKGDEQHRDKDYLLERRDLAIDFIFCLVSVEVLKQIPLHPVPDALVHEVLNLAFKHFKHKEGYSGPNTGNVHIIADLYAEVIGVLTQSKFQAVRKKFITELKELRQKEQSPYVVQSIISLIMGMKFFRVKMYPVEDFEASFQFMQECAQYFLEVKDKDIKHALAGLFVEILIPVAAAVKNEVNVPCLKNFVEMLYQTTFDLSSRKKHSLALYPLVTCLLCVSQKQFFLNNWHIFLTNCLSHLKIPSNNSIRKQIETLQNKDPKMSRVALESLYRLLWVYIIRIKCESNTVTQSRLLSIVSALFPKGSRSVVPRDTPLNIFVKIIQFIAQERLDFAMKEIIYDLLCVGKSHKTFTINPERMNIGLRAFLVIADSLQQKDGEPPMPTTGVIMPSGNTLRVKKIFLATTLTDEEAKVIGMSLYYPAVRKALDNILRHLDKEVGRSMSMTNVQMSNKEPEDMITGERKPKIDLFRTCVAAIPRLIPDGMSRQDLIELLAKLTIHMDEELRGLAFTTLQALMLDFPEWREDVLSGFVYFVVREVTDVHPTLLDNAVKMLLQLISQWRQAVQTSNKTHEAQGPGSGPSLPLERSPLWGVLHVAEGLALVVLCSCRPATRRLAVNILKEVRALHTALGIAKGDEELAIDVMDRLSASVLESFIHLTGADQTNLLYCPSGIDLQTLAEWNSSPISHQFDVVSPSHIWVFAHVTQGQDPWVISLSSFLRQEHLPKHCPTALNYAGMFAYTRLQLLSPQVDINSPINAKKLNSLSSSSDSYVGLWRNYLILCCSSATSSPNSSSSTSGSVRCSPPETLASTPDSGYSYDSKIIGTPSPSSLFKHVVPMMRSESMDITESLVLGLGRTNPVAFRDLIEELNPIIKEALERRPENMKRRRRRDILRVQLVRIFELLADAGVVSQTGSGGLDGESHSLNSTLLEYVDLTRQLLEAENDKDSDTLKDIRCHFSALVANIIQNVPVHQRRTIFPQQSLRHSLFMLFSHWAGPFSIMFTPLDRYSDRNMQINRHQYCALKAMSAVLCCGPVADNVGLSSDGYLYKWLDNILDSQDRKVHQLGCEAVMLLLELNPDQSNLMFWAVDRCYTGSRRVAAGCFRAIANVFHNRDYQFDTVVLLNLILFKSADSSRDIYEVAMQLLQILEPKLFRYAHKLEIQRTDGILSPPSPLPHLYSVSYYQLSEELARTYPELTLPIFSEVSQRIQTAHPGGRQVMLHYLLPWMNNVELVDFKPSPRRQEPPVCEEEEEAHERDMMMVNSRRWLRGEGWGSPHATTMVLNNLMFMTAKYGDEFAWSEIENVWTTLADSWPKNLKIILHFLISMSGVNSEPSLLPYVKRVVVYLGRDKTMQLLEELMCELDLTDPVSSAVTHMDNPPYYRITSSYKIPSVTSAGTNSSSNTMVPGTDGHHDSSKNKDSNMDDGSTHLDIYSGLNSNLSRQHHRLESRYSSSSGGSYEEEKSDSMPLYANWRLKVMDHNRPEPLPFPPTGGCWSPLVDYLPETNTPGVPLHRCNIAVILLTDLIVDHGVKVEWSAYLHLLLHSIFIGLDHQHPEVYEHCKRLLLHLLVVQGTNSGVQSLASVLLRNREYNDPKVLTVKPPPHEFNLTGVCDFVPDYQPSPMTDSGLSSSSTSSSISLGAGVVPLPHLTPTLINEVDVTAEQYEKVKALIEFVTSRKRGPLWNHEDVSPKNPNIKSADQLSVFLRHVVTVFKQSQSGFQLEQLLSEVALQTALSCSSRHYAGRSFQIFRALKQPLTAATLSDVLSRLVETVGDPGEEAQGFVIELLLTLESGIDTLADTVKNYDLLTALAQASAHEHLLGAKFAAKRKSTGQLNLSSGGLFHQGHYPHSHTRSNSLRASLMGERKGDRRRSNTLDIADRLAGSHGNLARTQSLSSLREGGRGGPGEEAIPPVDPSNLMATVFWIAASLLESDYEFEYLLALRLLNKLLGQLPLENADSRERLERVQAKLKWYSFPGLLQLFLKGFTSASTQELTIHLLSKLISVSRHTLVDPSQVAGFPLNILCLLPHLIQHFDSPTPFCKETADKIAKVCAEEKSATLSNLAHMMSLYSAHSYSRDCANWINVVCRYLHDAFAEITFNLVTYLAELLEKGLPSMQQSLLQIIYSLLSHIDLSAAPVKQFNLEIMKIIGKYVQSPYWKEAQNILKLVVSRSASLVLPDEVQRSYSTESSGSPEIAFTRIFNNSSKELPGKTLDFHFDISETPIIGHKYGDQRTAAGRNGKPQVIAVTRSTSSTSSGSNSNGLVPVSWKRPQLSQRRTREKLMNVLSLCGPESGVPKNPSVVFSSNEDLDSGDQQTSLIPTVEEVVREEDLQGEDAGSEQQFGVFKDFDFLDVELEDAEGESMDNFNWGVRRRSLDSMDKGEGDGDTPSLQECQYTGSTPSLNLTNQEDTDESSEEEVLSASQILTRSGLMNSDSATDDATSNHVDSLQQSQESSSSALTEETTALLPRQDSTALEMPRSDSNSSQLPEDGVSMTAADELSSSVSTDTGFGSSAPPLPPELCDVTDSQDPHYDLDPAPPLPPAIDTPPGSLCEERDSLTAMPLPPILDSPCGSVCEEDVTLALKELDDRCEEEEADFSDMSSSELHVEKRNLGGVSQQPECCWHQYLSQDEGDQDGFSEIQASPPPSPFLSAILAAFQPVTYDDEEDAWRCHVNQMLSDTDGSSAVYTFHVFSRLFKSMQRKFGFITHSSVRFLGERLQRMGNQFLSSLEVMTSHSQCPTVLLDAETLVSCGLLETLKFSVLELQEHLDTYNGKREAAEEWLENCRKTFRDKDGNQRPNTQAQQMEKLAELELCRRLYKLHFQLLLLFQAYCKLISHVDIIKREAEVTNMSEELAILESCLKQVESGVDGQEDVGVSDASQTSTETAIQSLIETLRARDFGSALTQVKTFRSLWPNDIFGNESDDAVQTLLHIYFRHQTLGQTGCLAVVGPSRDLSQASGRLMELNLQIREALSQAQACQAPQTTVVSTGL from the exons ccTCGGCCCCAGTCAACAGTGTGAGTAGACGCCGCGCCCCCTCCGTGGCCCCCCTGTCGTGGGAGAAGCGAAACGCCGCCGCCATGTCGAGCATCACCATTGACCCCGAGCTCAAGCCCGGGGAGTTTGTCATCAAGAGTCTGTTGGCTGAGTTTGCTGTGCTGGCTGAGAAGAAGATTGAGGTGGTGATGGCTGAACCGCTG gaGAAACTGTTGTCGCGATCTCTCCAAAGAGGGGAAGATGCGCAATTTGATCAG TTAATAAGCTCTATGAGCTCCATAGCGGAACACTGTTTGCCCTCCCTGCTGCGCACACTGTTTGACTGGTACCGGCGGCAGAGTGGCACCGAGGATGAGTCCTATGAGTACAGGCCTCGCTCCAGCACCAAGTCCAAAGG GGATGAACAGCATCGGGATAAAGACTACCTATTGGAGCGGAGGGATTTAGCCATAGATTTCATTTTCTGTTTAGTTTCAGTAGAAGTTTTAAAACAG ATTCCTCTTCATCCCGTGCCAGACGCTTTAGTACATGAAGTTCTGAACCTGGCATTCAAGCACTTTAAACACAAAGAGGG GTACTCCGGCCCCAACACTGGCAATGTGCACATCATAGCAGACCTGTATGCGGAGGTCATCGGAGTTCTCACACAGTCAAA GTTCCAGGCGGTGCGTAAGAAGTTCATCACGGAGCTGAAGGAGCTGAGACAGAAGGAGCAGAGCCCCTACGTGGTCCAGAGCATCATCAGCCTCATCATGGGCATGAAGTTCTTCAGGGTCAAGATGTACCCCGTGGAGGACTTCGAGGCCTCCTTCCAGTTCATGCAG gaGTGTGCCCAGTATTTCCTGGAGGTGAAGGATAAGGACATAAAGCATGCATTGGCTGGCCTCTTTGTTGAGATCCTCATCCCTGTTGCTGCT GCGGTGAAGAATGAAGTCAACGTGCCGTGCCTCAAGAACTTTGTGGAGATGCTCTACCAGACAACCTTTGACCTTAGCTCCAGGAAGAAGCACTCTTTG gcTCTGTATCCTCTGGTGACGTGCCTGCTGTGTGTCAGTCAAAAGCAGTTCTTCCTCAATAACTGGCACATCTTCCTCACAAACTGCCTCTCGCACCTGAAG ATACCGTCTAACAACAGCATCCGAAAGCAGATTGAGACACTGCAG AACAAAGACCCCAAAATGTCCCGTGTGGCGCTGGAGTCCCTCTACAGACTGCTGTGGGTCTACATCATCAGGATCAAGTGTGAGAGCAACACCGTCACGCAGAG CCGGCTGCTCAGCATCGTTTCAGCACTTTTCCCCAAAGGCTCCCGTAGTGTGGTGCCGAGGGACACGCCCCTCAACATCTTTGTCAAGATCATCCAGTTCATAGCTCAG GAAAGGCTTGACTTTGCTATGAAGGAGATAATTTATGACCTACTGTGTGTGGGGAAATCTCACAAGACCTTCACCATCAATCCAGAG AGGATGAATATTGGCCTGAGGGCTTTCCTTGTGATAGCTGACAGTCTGCAGCAGAAGGACGGGGAGCCGCCCATGCCCACCACAGGGGTCATCATGCCCTCAGGAAACACTCTGCGGGTCAAAAAGATCTTCCTCGCCACCACCCTCACTGACGAGGAGGCCAAGGTCATCG gcaTGTCGCTGTACTACCCAGCGGTGAGAAAGGCCCTGGACAACATCCTGCGTCACCTGGACAAGGAAGTGGGGCGCTCCATGAGCATGACCAACGTCCAGATGTCCAATAAAGAGCCTGAGGACATGATCAC GGGGGAGAGGAAGCCGAAGATCGATCTGTTCCGTACGTGTGTGGCGGCCATCCCCAGGCTGATCCCGGACGGCATGAGCAGACAGGACCTGATCGAGCTGCTGGCTAA GCTGACCATCCACATGGACGAGGAGCTGCGTGGCCTGGCCTTCACCACCCTGCAGGCTCTGATGCTGGACTtcccagagtggagggaggacgtGCTCTCTGGCTTCGTCTACTTCGTGGTGCGCGAGGTCACCGACGTCCACCCCACGCTGCTGGACAATGCCGTCAAGATGCTGCTGCAGCTCATCAGCCAGTGGAGGCAGGCCGTCCAGACCAGCAACAAGACCCACGAGGCACAG GGCCCTGGAAGCGGGCCGTCTCTGCCCCTGGAGCGCTCTCCTCTGTGGGGGGTGCTGCACGTGGCGGAGGGCCTGGCACTGGTGGTTCTGTGCAGCTGCCGCCCCGCCACGCGCAGGCTGGCTGTTAATATCCTCAAAGAGGTCCGAGCCCTGCACACCGCTCTGGGCATCGCCAAG GGAGATGAGGAGTTGGCCATAGATGTGATGGACAGGCTAAGTGCATCTGTGCTGGAGAGCTTCATCCATCTCACAGGAGCTGACCAG ACCAACCTGCTATATTGTCCCAGCGGTATCGACCTGCAGACGCTGGCAGAATGGAACTCGTCTCCCATCAGCCACCAGTTTGACGTGGTCAGCCCGTCGCACATCTGGGTGTTTGCCCACGTGACGCAGGGCCAGGACCCCTGGGTCATCAGCCTGTCCAGCTTCCTGCGCCAGGAGCACCTGCCCAAGCACTGCCCCACCGCACTCAACTACGCCGGGATGTTCGCCTACACACGCCTGCAGCTGCTCTCTCCGCAAGTGGACATCAA CAGCCCTATAAATGCTAAGAAGCTGAACAGCCTGAGCAGCAGTAGTGACTCGTACGTGGGGCTGTGGAGGAACTACCTGATCCTCTGTTGTAGCTCCGCCACTTCCTCccccaactcctcctcctccacctctggcTCCGTCCGCTGCTCCCCGCCTGAGACGCTGGCGTCCACGCCGGACAGTGGCTACAGCTACGACTCTAAG ATTATTGGCACTCCGTCCCCCTCATCCCTGTTCAAACACGTTGTCCCGATGATGCGCTCTGAGAGCATGGACATCACAGAGTCACTCGTCCTGGGGCTTGGCAGGACCAACCCCGTGGCCTTCAG AGATCTGATAGAGGAACTGAACCCCATCATTAAGGAGGCTCTGGAGAGGAGACCTGAG AACATGAAGCGACGTAGGCGTCGCGACATCCTGAGGGTCCAGCTGGTCCGGATCTTTGAGCTGCTGGCCGACGCTGGCGTCGTCAGTCAGAC ggggaGTGGCGGTCTGGACGGGGAGAGTCACTCTCTGAACTCGACACTGTTGGAGTATGTGGATCTGACGAGACAGCTGCTGGAGGCTGAGAACGACAAAGATTCAGACACACTGAAGGACATCCGCTGCCACTTCAGCGCTCTGGTGGCCAACATCATTCAGAACGTCCCag TGCACCAGAGGAGGACCATCTTCCCCCAGCAGTCTCTGAGACACAGTCTATTCATGTTGTTCAGCCACTGGGCGGGGCCCTTCAGCATCATGTTCACCCCACTAGACCGGTACAGCGACCGCAACATGCAGATCAACCGACACCAGTACTGTGCTCTCAAG GCCATGTCGGCAGTGTTGTGCTGTGGTCCAGTGGCTGATAACGTTGGCCTCTCCTCTGACGGTTATCTCTACAAGTGGTTGGACAACATCCTGGACTCTCAGGACAGGAAG GTGCACCAGTTGGGCTGTGAGGCGGTGATGCTGCTGTTGGAGCTGAACCCAGACCAGAGTAACCTGATGTTCTGGGCTGTGGACCGCTGTTACACTGGCTCACGCCGCGTGGCTGCCGGCTGCTTCAGGGCCATCGCCAACGTCTTTCACAACAG GGATTACCAGTTTGACACTGTGGTGCTGCTGAATCTGATCTTGTTCAAGTCGGCTGATTCATCCAGAGATATCTATGAGGTGGCCATGCAGCTGCTGCAG ATCTTGGAGCCCAAGCTCTTCCGTTACGCTCACAAACTGGAGATCCAGAGAACAGATGGGATCCTGAGCCCTCCCTCCCCGCTGCCACACCTCTACTCTGTCTCCTACTACCAGCTGTCTGAGGAGCTGGCCAGGACATACCCAGAGCTCACCCTGCCCATCTTCTCAG AGGTGAGCCAGCGTATCCAGACAGCACACCCTGGCGGTCGCCAGGTGATGCTGCACTACCTCCTGCCCTGGATGAACAACGTGGAGCTGGTGGACTTCAAGCCGTCGCCACGGCGACAGGAACCCCCAGTCtgtgaggaggaagaagaggcccACGAGCGCGACATGATGATGGTCAACAGCCGGCGCTGGCTCAGAGGGGAGGGCTGGGGCTCCCCACACGCCACCACCATGGTGCTCAACAACCTCATGTTCATGACCGCCAAG TACGGGGATGAGTTTGCGTGGTCAGAGATAGAGAACGTGTGGACCACCCTGGCCGACAGCTGGCCAAAGAACCTGAAGATCATCCTGCACTTCCTCATCAGCATGTCAGGGGTCAACAGTGAGCCCAGCCTCCTGCCCTAT gtgAAGCGGGTGGTGGTCTACCTAGGCAGGGATAAGACTATGCAGCTGCTGGAGGAGCTGATGTGTGAGCTGGACCTGACAGACCCAGTGAGCTCTGCTGTCACTCACATGGACAACCCTCCCTACTACCGCATCACCTCCAGCTACAAGATCCCCTCCGTCACCTCAGCAG GAACCAACTCCAGCAGTAACACCATGGTGCCAGGAACCGACGGTCACCATGACAGCAGCAAAAATAAAGACTCCAACATGGATGACGG TTCCACCCATCTGGACATCTACAGTGGTCTGAACAGCAACCTGAGCCGTCAGCACCACCGCCTGGAGTCTCGTTACAGCAGCAGCTCTGGAGGATCCTATGAGGAGGAGAAGA GTGACTCCATGCCGCTGTATGCTAACTGGCGTCTGAAGGTGATGGACCACAACCGTCCCGAgcccctccctttccctcccacAGGGGGCTGCTGGTCCCCTCTGGTGGACTACCTGCCGGAGACCAACACCCCTGGAGTACCCCTCCACAG GTGTAACATAGCTGTCATCCTACTGACTGACCTCATAGTAGACCATGGGGTCAAAGTGGAGTGGAGCGCCTACCTTCACCTCCTGCTGCACTCCATcttcatag GGTTGGACCACCAGCACCCTGAGGTCTACGAGCACTGCAAACGCCTCCTGCTTCACCTGCTGGTCGTCCAGGGAACCAACAGCGGCGTCCAATCCCTGGCCTCCGTGCTGCTGCGCAACCGAGAGTACAACGACCCCAAGGTGCTGACCGTGAAGCCACCGCCCCACGAGTTCAACCTCACAG GAGTGTGTGACTTTGTGCCAGACTACCAGCCGTCTCCCATGACAGACTCAGGCCTGAGCTCCAGCTCCACGTCGTCCAGCATCAGCCTGGGTGCAGGAGTCGTCCCCCTGCCCCACCTCACCCCCACCCTGATCAACGAGGTGGACGTCACCGCAGAGCAGTACGAGAAGGTCAAAGCCCTCATCGAGTTTGTCACCTCCAG GAAGCGGGGGCCCCTGTGGAACCATGAGGACGTGTCACCCAAGAACCCCAACATAAAGAGTGCTGACCAGCTGAGCGTGTTCCTCCGACATGTAGTGACAGTCTTCAAACAGTCCCAGTCAG GTTTCCAACTGGAGCAGTTGCTGAGTGAGGTCGCCCTGCAGACTGCTCTGTCCTGCTCGTCTCGTCACTACGCAGGACGCTCCTTCCAGATCTTCAGGGCTCTCAAACAACCCCTCACAGCCGCCACACTTTCTGATGTCCTCTCACGCCTCGTAGAGACAGTGGGCGACCCGGGAGAGGAGGCACAG GGTTTTGTTATCGAGCTGCTGCTGACTCTGGAGTCAGGGATCGACACGCTCGCTGACACAGTCAAGAACTATGACCTCCTCACTGCCTTGGCACA GGCCTCTGCCCATGAGCACCTGCTGGGGGCCAAGTTTGCAGCTAAAAGGAAGAGCACGGGCCAGCTGAATCTGAGTAGCGGTGGTCTTTTCCACCAAGGCCACTACCCCCACAGCCACACCCGCAGCAACTCCCTCCGCGCCAGCCTCATGGGTGAACGTAAGGGAGACCGCCGCCGCAGTAACACCCTAGACATCGCCGACCGGCTGGCCGGTAGCCACGGCAACCTAGCACGAACGCAGAGCTTGTCGTCGTTGCGGGAGGGTGGCAGAGGGGGTCCTGGGGAGGAGGCCATCCCTCCTGTggacccatccaacctgatggcCACGGTGTTCTGGATAGCAGCCTCCCTCCTGGAGTCGGACTATGAGTTTGAGTACCTGCTGGCCCTGCGGCTGCTCAACAAGCTACTGGGCCAGCTGCCCCTGGAGAACGCAGACAGCAGGGAGAGACTAGAGAGGGTGCAGGCCAAGCTGAAATGGTACAGCTTCCCTGGTCTGCTGCAGCTCTTCCTCAAGGGCTTCACCTCAGCTTCCACCCAGGAGCTCACCATCCACCTGCTAAGCAAGCTCATCAGCGTCTCCCGCCACACACTGGTCGACCCCTCCCAGGTGGCAG GTTTTCCTCTGAACATCCTGTGCCTGCTGCCTCACCTCATCCAGCACTTTGACAGCCCCACTCCGTTCTGCAAGGAGACGGCGGATAAGATAGCCAAGGTGTGTGCCGAGGAGAAGTCCGCCACGCTGTCTAACCTGGCCCACATGATGAGCCTGTACAGCGCACACAGCTACTCCAGAGACTGCGCCAACTGGATCAACGTGGTGTGTCGTTACCTGCACGACGCCTTCGCTGAGATCACGTTCAATCTGGTCACATACCTGGCCGAG TTGCTGGAGAAAGGCCTACCCAGCATGCAGCAGTCCCTGCTGCAGATCATCTACAGCCTGCTGAGTCACATTGACCTGTCGGCTGCACCCGTCAAACAGTTCAACCTGGAGATCATGAAGATCATCGGCAAATATGTCCAG AGCCCGTACTGGAAGGAGGCCCAGAACATTCTGAAGCTGGTGGTGTCTCGGTCGGCCAGCCTGGTGTTGCCAGACGAGGTGCAGCGCTCCTACAGCACCGAGTCCTCTGGATCCCCAGAGATCGCCTTCACTCGCATCTTCAACAACTCCTCTAAGGAGCTGCCCGGCAAGACGCTGGACTTCCACTTTGACATCTCAGAG ACACCCATCATAGGGCATAAGTACGGGGACCAGCGCACAGCTGCAGGGCGGAATGGGAAACCGCAAGTCATCGCTGTGACCCGGAGCACGTCCTCCACTTCCTCTGGATCCAACTCCAACGGCCTGGTGCCTGTCAGCTGGAAGAGGCCCCAACTCTCTCAG AGGCGAACCAGAGAGAAGCTCATGaacgttctctctctgtgtggtcctGAGTCTGGCGTTCCCAAGAATCCTTCT GTGGTGTTCTCATCCAACGAGGACCTGGACTCAGGTGATCAGCAGACCAGTTTGATCCCCACAGTGGAGGAGGTGGTGAGGGAGGAGGACCTGCAGGGAGAGGATGCAGGAAGTGAGCAGCAGTTTGGAGTCTTCAAGGACTTTGATTTCCTGGACGTGGAGCTGGAAGATGCTGAG GGGGAGAGCATGGACAACTTTAACTGGGGCGTGCGTCGGCGCTCCCTGGACAGCATGGACAAGGGGGAGGGAGACGGGGACACGCCGTCCCTGCAGGAGTGCCAGTACACCGGGAGCACGCCCAGCCTCAACCTCACCAACCAGGAGGACACGGACGAGTCGTCTGAGGAGGAGGTACTGAGCGCTAGCCAGATTCTCACCCGCTCTGGCCTC ATGAACAGTGACTCGGCTACGGACGATGCCACGTCCAACCACGTGGACTCTCTGCAGCAATCGCAGGAGTCGTCCAGCAGTGCCTTGACAGAGGAGACCACGGCCCTGCTGCCCCGCCAGGACAGCACTGCACTGGAGATGCCGCGCTCTGACTCAAACAGCAGTCAGCTGCCTGAG GACGGGGTGAGCATGACGGCGGCAGATGAGCTGAGCAGCAGCGTGAGCACGGACACGGGGTTTGGCAGCAgtgccccccctctgccccctgaGCTGTGTGACGTCACCGACTCCCAAGACCCACACTATGACCTGGACCCGGCCCCCCCTCTCCCACCGGCCATAGACACCCCGCCGGGGTCCCTCTGTGAAGAGAGGGACTCCCTCACAGCCATGCCCCTGCCCCCCATCCTAGACAGCCCCTGTGGCTCTGTGTGTGAGGAGGACGTGACGCTGGCGCTGAAGGAGCTTGACGAccgctgtgaggaggaggaggccgACTTCTCCGACATGTCCAG TTCAGAGTTGCATGTGGAGAAGCGGAATCTGGGGGGAGTGAGTCAACAACCAGAGTGTTGCTGGCATCAATATCTCAG TCAGGATGAGGGCGATCAAGATGGTTTCTCAGAGATCCAGGCCTCTCCGCCCCCCTCGCCCTTCCTCTCCGCCATCCTGGCAGCTTTCCAGCCCGTTACCTATGACGACGAGGAGGACGCTTGGCGTTGCCATGTCAACCAGATGTTGTCGGACACGGATGGGTCCTCTGCTGTGTACACCTTCCACGTGTTCTCCCGACTATTTAAG AGCATGCAGAGGAAGTTTGGCTTCATCACCCACTCGTCGGTGCGTTTCCTAGGAGAGCGGCTGCAGCGAATGGGGAACCAGTTCCTCAGCTCCCTAGAGGTCATGACCTCTCACTCCCAGTGCCCCACGGTGCTGCTGGATGCTGAGACG TTGGTGTCATGTGGACTGCTGGAGACTCTGAAGTTCAGTGTGCTGGAGTTGCAGGAGCACCTGGACACCTACAACGGCAAGAGAGAGGCGGCTGAGGAG TGGCTGGAGAACTGCAGGAAGACGTTTCGCGACAAAGACGGCAACCAACGACCCAACACTCAAGCCCAG CAAATGGAAAAACTAGCA